A portion of the Pomacea canaliculata isolate SZHN2017 linkage group LG13, ASM307304v1, whole genome shotgun sequence genome contains these proteins:
- the LOC112554027 gene encoding neuronal acetylcholine receptor subunit alpha-3-like: MDVLTVQTFIAAVCHLFLAEGTLAPLTDPVRNSYGSLMENLLAHPAVQFKIPPSPPVTTSFNSSYPKHKTVVEIELLPTNILEVNGNQEIMVMSAFLILRWGDPHLTWNASDYEGVVAAELKASQIWTPFLTVIEEVEEKKIALDDSITLTINQTGRITVSLEKLFKTYCKLNFSQFPFDEQKCSITFLSASLTSVKLKYISELSGSFMREYSQGGEWNITDMYWEIKPSSSVSYQPSILKAVFVLSRQKYFYTITLIAPMFISAFMNCLVFAIPLQAGEKVSFLISIFLSNTVFSGYLSDIMPHTFQSSVPLLMVLLLGLWIWSVLTFLATIFVLYRYHQEQEQIIEDNGECKEKDKEEITPVNCLIDFFTNIFNKRNKVSDHIRPILVNNSPQSEIPNDIRSFLQTRSTVKDLKQTSPETDHKSTFENSNYEAITSVMSQHDTSDKGLSMKHSKYCTKLQTNLSMHRKKSNKLNAKTLDQIFLCVSLAVLSCITTIFFLQITGTQSLF; encoded by the coding sequence ATGGATGTACTCACAGTGCAAACATTCATTGCAGCAGTGTGCCACCTATTTTTAGCAGAGGGTACACTAGCTCCACTGACAGATCCTGTCAGAAACAGTTATGGCAGTTTGATGGAGAATCTCTTAGCTCATCCAGCTGTACAGTTCAAGATCCCACCAAGTCCACCAGTGACAACTTCATTCAACTCAAGCTACCCCAAACATAAGACAGTGGTTGAAATTGAACTACTCCCTACCAATATTCTGGAAGTAAATGGTAATCAGGAAATTATGGTAATGTCTGCATTTCTCATATTAAGATGGGGCGACCCACATCTCACCTGGAATGCAAGTGATTATGAAGGAGTTGTGGCAGCTGAACTTAAAGCTTCGCAGATATGGACTCCATTTTTAACTGTGATAgaagaagttgaagaaaaaaaaattgccctGGATGACAGCATCACCTTGACAATAAATCAAACTGGACGTATCACAGTGTCATTAGAAAAACTGTTCAAGACATACTGCAAGCTGAATTTTTCACAGTTTCCTTTTGATGAACAAAAATGTTCGATTACATTCTTAAGTGCATCTTTGACTTCTGTTAAACTTAAGTACATAAGTGAGCTGTCTGGAAGTTTCATGAGAGAATATTCTCAAGGAGGAGAGTGGAACATTACAGATATGTACTGGGAAATAAAACCTAGTTCTTCAGTAAGCTACCAACCAAGCATACTGAAAGCTGTGTTTGTGCTAAGCCGccagaaatacttttatacaATTACATTAATTGCTCCAATGTTTATTTCTGCCTTCATGAATTGTCTGGTGTTTGCTATTCCACTTCAAGCAGGTGAAAAAGTTTCCTTCCTTATTTCTATCTTTCTGTCCAACACTGTTTTTTCTGGTTATCTTAGTGATATCATGCCGCACACCTTTCAGAGTAGCGTTCCACTGCTGATGGTTTTATTATTAGGACTATGGATTTGGAGTGTCTTGACATTTCTTGCTACAATCTTTGTCCTTTATCGGTACCACCAAGAACAAGAGCAGATCATAGAAGATAATGGAGAAtgtaaagagaaagataaagaagaaataacacCAGTAAACTGCTTGATCGAtttctttacaaacattttcaacaaaagaaacaaagtcaGTGACCACATTAGGCCCATATTGGTAAACAATTCACCACAATCTGAGATTCCCAATGACATAAGAAGTTTTTTACAAACAAGATCAACtgtaaaagatttaaaacaaactagTCCAGAAACAGACCATAAAAGCACATTTGAAAACTCAAATTATGAAGCTATCACTTCAGTAATGTCACAACATGACACATCTGATAAGGGTTTATCAATGAAGCATTCAAAATATTGTACTAAATTACAGACCAACTTGTCCATGCACAGGAAAAAATCTAACAAACTGAATGCCAAAACGCTTGATCAAATATTCCTTTGTGTAAGTTTAGCTGTGTTATCTTGTATCACCACgatcttttttcttcaaataactGGGACCCAATCTCTTTTCTAG
- the LOC112554029 gene encoding LOW QUALITY PROTEIN: acetylcholine receptor subunit beta-type acr-2-like (The sequence of the model RefSeq protein was modified relative to this genomic sequence to represent the inferred CDS: deleted 2 bases in 1 codon), whose protein sequence is MDLFSVLAFIAMCQLLLVESALPPLSNPVSIGYYSLMEDLLKHPAVQFKIPPSPVVTTSFNSSHHKPETVVEIELFPTNILELNGNQEVMVMTAYLQLTWNHPDLIWNSSEYEGISLVEFQASQIWTPSLTVMSEVEDKTIALDESVNLSINHTGVITVALDKHFKTYCKMDFTYFPLDEQICDYILSASWTPITLNYLKNNSASFIKQYSQGGEWNITDMYWEASYSSDYKRSTLRSCVCVKTLDILLFNNINWTNVCVCSHEQSGVYYST, encoded by the exons ATGGATTTATTTTCTGTGCTAGCATTCATTGCAATGTGCCAGCTTCTTCTAGTGGAGAGTGCACTACCTCCACTATCAAATCCTGTCAGTATTGGTTACTACAGTTTGATGGAGGATCTCTTAAAACATCCAGCTGTGCAGTTCAAGATCCCACCCAGTCCAGTAGTGACAACTTCATTTAACTCAAGCCACCACAAACCAGAGACTGTGGTTGAAATAGAGCTATTCCCTACTAATATTCTTGAGCTGAATGGTAATCAGGAAGTGATGGTGATGACTGCCTATCTCCAATTAACATGGAACCACCCAGACCTCATTTGGAATTCAAGTGAGTATGAGGGAATTTCATTAGTGGAGTTTCAGGCTTCCCAGATATGGACCCCATCTTTGACTGTGATGAGTGAAgtagaagacaaaacaattgCCCTTGATGAAAGTGTCAATTTGTCAATAAATCACACTGGAGTTATCACAGTGGCATTAGATAAGCATTTCAAAACATACTGCAAAATGGATTTTACATACTTTCCTTTAGATGAACAAATATGC GATTACATTTTAAGTGCATCTTGGACTCCTATTACACTCAACTACCTGAAAAATAATAGTGCAAGTTTCATAAAACAGTATTCTCAAGGAGGAGAATGGAACATTACAGACATGTACTGGGAAGCATCTTATTCTTCAGACTACAAACGAAGCACATTGAGAAGCTGTGTTTGTGTTAAAACGCTGGACATACTTTTATTCAATAACATTAATTGGACCAATGTTTGTGTCTGCTCTCATGAACAGTCTGGTGTTTACTATTCCACTTGA